In the genome of Nitrospiria bacterium, one region contains:
- the pal gene encoding peptidoglycan-associated lipoprotein Pal, whose translation MPQLRSASAIIIMLMLLVILPACNRKTATATVKSDVSSDTEATKPPAPPAYSPTVPTNPIQESTEASKPLEVGLSGQSFQDAFFDFDKYLIRNDAKAGLQKDAEFLNKHPDLKVQIEGHCDDRGTEEYNLVLGNHRAGAVKQYLVTLGVEGSRISVISYGKDKPFCLQHNKTCYQENRRGHFVSLTAGT comes from the coding sequence ATGCCGCAACTCAGATCCGCTTCCGCAATCATTATTATGTTGATGCTCTTGGTGATTTTGCCGGCCTGCAATCGGAAAACGGCGACGGCCACCGTCAAAAGCGACGTCTCCTCGGACACCGAGGCGACGAAACCCCCAGCGCCTCCGGCATATTCACCGACTGTTCCTACGAATCCGATACAGGAATCGACCGAAGCCTCCAAACCGCTCGAAGTCGGGCTCTCCGGTCAATCCTTTCAGGACGCCTTCTTTGATTTTGATAAATATCTGATCCGGAACGACGCCAAAGCAGGCCTACAAAAAGATGCCGAGTTCCTTAATAAACACCCCGATCTGAAAGTTCAGATCGAAGGGCATTGCGATGACCGGGGCACTGAGGAATACAATCTGGTCTTGGGGAACCATCGGGCGGGGGCGGTGAAACAATATCTGGTCACGCTGGGAGTGGAGGGTTCTCGAATCTCGGTCATCAGCTATGGAAAGGACAAGCCCTTCTGCCTCCAACACAACAAGACGTGTTATCAGGAAAACCGGCGGGGCCATTTTGTCTCCTTAACTGCGGGAACCTGA
- a CDS encoding CBS domain-containing protein has product MAIQTLYRTIQDVKGTNTVRVQIGTEGTMVAQTLLSAHAPEAPVVDDRGRFVGLVSESELLEVIESGRELRSTKVEDIMSRELHFVNQTTPIETALRYIEKNHLLNLPVVEDGYLIKTVSLHDLLRAMVNAGLGLE; this is encoded by the coding sequence ATGGCCATTCAAACGTTGTATCGGACGATTCAGGATGTCAAAGGGACGAACACGGTTCGCGTCCAGATCGGCACGGAAGGGACGATGGTCGCCCAGACGTTGCTCTCGGCCCACGCCCCCGAGGCCCCCGTCGTTGACGATCGGGGCCGGTTCGTCGGGCTCGTCAGCGAATCCGAACTGCTTGAGGTCATTGAATCCGGAAGAGAGCTTCGGTCGACCAAGGTGGAGGACATCATGAGCCGGGAGCTTCATTTCGTAAACCAGACCACCCCGATTGAAACAGCCCTGAGGTATATAGAAAAAAACCACCTGCTCAACCTCCCGGTCGTGGAGGACGGCTACCTGATCAAGACCGTCAGTCTCCACGACCTTCTCCGAGCGATGGTCAACGCCGGCCTGGGCCTGGAATAG